From the genome of Brassica oleracea var. oleracea cultivar TO1000 chromosome C4, BOL, whole genome shotgun sequence:
CTTGATTTGCTTTGTTTTCTTGCTTCTGGATTTTCTTTTTCTTGGATATGATTTACTTAATTTTATGCAATCATTCCTTCATAAAACGAAGCTGATCAATATGTTTCTCTGCAACTTTTACTCTTTAAAAAACCTTACTTATATTGTGAACTGAAGCTGCTTATAAAGCCAACGACTGTAAACAAGAATCCAAGGAGGGTATATTAGTCAAAATAATGAAAAACAATACTGCAAACTTAAGAGATTCTGAGGAAAAACAAAATCAGACAACAAGCAACCGACCACTAGAAATTGCTCATACACTAAGAGAAGTCCATATTCCTACGATTGCTCCTACAACTACCATAGCCACAGTTGCTATCTTTAGCTTATGTTTCATCTCGTGTGCAACTCTAGCAATCTCCAAGTCTACCTTCTCTTTAAGCTTTTCGGACATCTGATGTTCAACTCTAACCATCTCGGATTTCACCTTTTCCATAACCCTTTCTTCAAACTTTGTAATCCCTTGAGCAACCCTCTCATGTTTCGCATCCACCATCTGAATCTCCTCAATCAAAGCTTTATCAATCCATTTAAATAGATGATTCTCAGTTTTTCTCTAGCGCAAAAGAAACAAAAATCGTTCAGTATTGTATTATGAACTGTAAATCTAAGTGATATAGTATGGTTTAATCTGCAACACGAAATCAAAACAGGGACTTACATCTCTTGCGATTTCGCATCGGTAGAATCGTCGATACCTATTCTCCACCGTCGATGAACCAAACGTGGTTAGGCCCTCGCCAAACCAACATCTTGTAGGCATACCATGAGTAGAGATTCGAGGAAAACGAGCAGAAGATATTGACGAACTGGTCATTGAGATTTCGTTGCTAGATTCGCAGATAAAGAACCCTAATCTCCTTTTCTCTCTACTTTACTTTCTTAAGTTTCGACAAATGAAAAGAAACTCACGTGTTTGGGGTTGTGTGGACCCGGGTTTAGGGTCGGGTTTTAAACATTTTCGGGTGGGCCTAGTGGGTATAAACCGTAATTGGGTTATACTCTATAACACTTATATTAGCTGCTAAAATACTACACTCTAATACAAAAAAATCGACTTCTGAGAATTATATGAAGACAAAATTTGAAAATACTAATCTTTAAAAATATCTTAATAATCAATTAAAATCGTCATGTTAGATACTATATTGTACAGAAATTGTTAAACACATAATTCTTATTTACTCTTGTTAAATACTACACCCTATAACATGATTTAGGGTATAGGGTTTGAATCAAATTGAATTTAGGGGTTCAACATCGAATTTGGGGGTTTGAACCATAATGAATTTAGGGGTTTCAACCCGTTCTTATTTAAAATGAAAATTATCATAACCACTAACAACAACAATTAACCATGAACTCAAATAAATTAGATAGGGTTGAAACCCTATACCCTAAATCAATTAATATATCAGTTTCGAAACATAAACAATAATCATGAACTGAAATAGTAGATCAGTTTCAAAACAATAATAGTAGTGCATGAACTGAAATGATAAACCACAAACTATCAAAGACAACAATCATGAACTCAAAAGAGTTCAACCGTTTTCTCCGGAGCACGCTTTGGAGGCTTAAATATGGACATTCGATACTGCAAGGCCTCATCATTTGCTGCTTCCCAAAGATCAAACGCTATCTTGTGTCGGGCTTCTTGGATGTTCTCATTATTCACCAAAGAGAAATCTAAACCAAGTAGATGGGACTCTATGAACTTCAACGAATAAGCACCACAATCATTGCCACTCGTGTTTAGGGCGCGCATCGGGACATATGAAACAACATACTGTTTGACGTTGAAATCTTTCTTCTTATCTGATGACTGGACAGCCTTGACGATTCGTGGAATGAGGACGACGAATGCTTCCACGGCCTTGTTGTTCTTCTTACCCCCACAATCAAAGACCTCAACAGTCCGGTTCACATGATTGACGCACATAGAGATCCAATGGATTTGGTTGACACAAATAGGGATGTAGAGACGATCGACATCAACACTCCAAACCGAACATGTGCTTCCATGATATGGAAGCTCACCTCTTCCATACTCGAGAAGGTTGTTGTCGACTTT
Proteins encoded in this window:
- the LOC106339055 gene encoding uncharacterized protein At4g04775-like, giving the protein MTSSSISSARFPRISTHGMPTRCWFGEGLTTFGSSTVENRYRRFYRCEIARDRKTENHLFKWIDKALIEEIQMVDAKHERVAQGITKFEERVMEKVKSEMVRVEHQMSEKLKEKVDLEIARVAHEMKHKLKIATVAMVVVGAIVGIWTSLSV